Proteins co-encoded in one Pieris napi chromosome 10, ilPieNapi1.2, whole genome shotgun sequence genomic window:
- the LOC125053225 gene encoding odorant receptor 4-like: protein MDETFRVFDRILSFAGISIFAKPNWNSKGWLIIQTFNFLLGFLTFIFTSVFVILNLSNLLVCIQGACVWTTGVIMFISLGICLVFKKNFQGFVEEMAFCDRALDIPLVRSVMSLPTTTGKLHELKNLVLSSQIRVFKVTKMLLKTYVASVWLCATLYLCGPIYMMTIREDENLRLLAFDMWFPWSLDDFNVYIGSFIFHAYTGYLCCIAYPGLQAMIIFLVCQVIRQLQIITFILTYLDDLVLEVIGTRNERWQVACTSVLSQCIQHYVRTKRFANRLNVICQPFYLALILVAIMLVCVCSVKIAVSPKLALNTIKYYIHEFCFILVVLMFCALGQQVENQCEKLELAVTEKWYIFNRQHKINVLIFNMALSQRMPIFVFGSITLSLPTFTWFIKTGMSFFTLVMSVLET from the exons ATGGATGAAACTTTCCGAGTCTTCGATCGAATTCTCTCTTTCGCGGGAATTTCGATTTTCGCAAAACCCAACTGGAATTCCAAAGGATGGCTGATAATCCAGACTTTTAACTTCCTTCTAggttttttaacatttatttttacctcGGTTTTTGTGATATTGAATCTATCCAACTTGCTGGTATGTATTCAAGGAGCTTGCGTTTGGACAACCGGAGTTATAATGTTTATCTCTCTTGGTATTTGTTtggtatttaaaaagaattttcaG GGTTTCGTTGAAGAAATGGCATTCTGTGATCGAGCTTTAGATATACCACTTGTAAGGTCAGTTATGTCGTTACCTACTACGACTGGTAAGCTCCATGAGTTGAAGAACCTAGTACTTAGTTCGCAAATAAGAGTTTTTAAAGTAACCAAAATGTTATTGAAGACATACGTCGCAAGTGTTTGGTTATGCGCTACATTATATCTTTGTGGACCGATTTACATGATGACTATAAGGGAAGACGAAAATTTACGACTCTTGG cgtTTGATATGTGGTTTCCATGGAGCTTAGATGATTTTAATGTGTACATTGGGTCATTCATATTTCACGCATATACTGGGTATTTATGTTGCATAG cATATCCCGGTCTCCAGGCGATGATAATTTTCCTCGTCTGTCAAGTGATTCGGCAACTACAAATAATAACATTCATATTGACTTATCTAGATGACTTGGTTCTAGAAGTGATTGGTACTAGAAATGAGAGGTGGCAAGTCGCTTGCACTTCAGTTTTATCACAGTGTATTCAGCATTATGTTAGAACGAAACG ATTCGCCAATCGGCTTAATGTTATTTGCCAGCCATTCTATTTGGCTTTGATACTGGTCGCTATCATGCTAGTCTGTGTATGTTCGGTGAAGATTGCAGTTTct cCTAAACTAGCATTGAACACGATAAAGTACTACATAcatgaattttgttttattcttgtTGTACTCATGTTTTGCGCGTTGGGACAGCAAGTTGAAAATCag tGTGAAAAACTAGAATTAGCAGTGACAGAGAAATGGTACATATTCAATAGACAACATAAAATCAACGTATTAATCTTCAATATGGCTCTCAGTCAAAGGATGCCTATTTTCGTATTTGGATCTATAACGCTTTCTCTACCTACATTCACATGG tttatcAAAACGGGAATGTCATTTTTCACTTTAGTGATGTCAGTGTTAGAAACATAG